ATCTCATGTATAGCAGTTAGATCAGTTCTTAGGCATGCTTCTCCAAGTGGTGAAAGAGGAGTTGTTGAGGCACTGCTTGGTATTCCCATCAGTTGATGTGAAGGAGTctttttacatgattttaacCAAAAGTTCTTATTAGTCTCATAAACAGTCTTTTTCTTTAAATGCAAAAGATTTTGGAAGGACAAGTACCTCAAGATCCTTTTGAAGTGGGATCATTGCAGTGACTAGAGATTTAGGGTTAGGACGTTCACGAGGCTCATCCTGCAAGCATCTAGACGCTAACCGTATGAGTTCAGTCCCGTCACTGATTGAGAACTGACCCTCTAAGCATGAATCCATCAACATTTGAATGTTCCTGTCCCTTATGAGGTCCAGCGCCTACCAAGTACACAGAACAAGTAAACTTTACTTATAAAGAAGATACACACACACTCTTCTCCTCAAATGATTTGGTATAGATTGACTAATATAGTATCTAAACCATAAGCTTACATGGCTAGGAGGAATGTGTTTTCCACTAAGAAGGTCAAGCAACAGAGTGCCATAACTGTACATCACACTTTCTGGTGTCACGCGACCTTTAGAagcaaaacacacacaaactaTTATGTCAGACAAAAATCGCCACATTCCCAATAAAGCAAACTGATATGCAAGTTGTTAATTATATCACCTGTTCTGAGATACTCAGGAGGAGTGAAAGCAAGGTTGGTACTATAACTCTTACCATCTCTACTATTTTTCATCAGACCAAAGCAAGAAAGCCTTGGATTCGAGTCCTACACCCATATGATGAATCTTACAtacacatatcatcatcaaggacagaaattaaaataaaaaaacttttaactTACATCATCAAATAGAACTCTATAAGCATTCAAGTCATGGTAAAGCGCACGCCCTTTGGCAGTACAGTACTCCAAAGCTTGAGCAATATGTAAAGCTACTCTTAGTCTCATTGCCCACTTCATCGGTTGTGACTCCCCTGAACAcacatatttaataatttttgtattgaGAGACAAGCTTGATTCAACCATACATAAGCCAGAGAGGAAAGATCATCCTTACAGTGGAAAAGATGCTTAGCCAAGGTTTCATTAGGCATAAACTCAGTAACAAGAAGTCTCTCTTCCCCTTCATAACAACATCCAAGCAGGTTTGCCATCCTATAGTTCCTTAACTGACCAACAGCTTTAGCTTCCTCCTAttgtaaaaaaagaaagaaacccaAAGTTTCAAGAACCCGGATTTGCATAAAGGCAAGAGCTTTAAGCAACCAAGATCATTCATTACCAGGAACTGACGAGAATCAGGCCAAGCTTTCCTGTTAAACCTTTTAACAGCAATACGTCTCTGATTATCCAACTTCCCTTTGTAGACAACGTTAGGAGCTTTCTCTCCATGTTCTGATACTATATTCTCCGTAGCAAAACCTGATGTAGCTTTCCTTAGCGTCTCTATAGAGAATTCACGGAACTGAGGCAGATCATTCCCTTCACCTATCCTATCATCAACACCTGAGAGCAAAAATCAAATCCACTATTAACAAGAACAACAATAGAAGAATCATATGTATAAGTTTGATCAGAGCTTTACCTGAGGAAGTGACTCCATGATTGGATCCTGAAGGTTCTGAACCGCAacaaaacttggaaacctcacaACCCATTTTCAGTGTTTCTTCAGACAAACCATAAACCCCCTTCCCTTTACCAAGTCTCTCTTGTCTGATTTATCTCAATCTGAGACTTTGACCAGTTCAAAACCGCGTTGAATTCTTCGGACAAGGAATAGATCAGACAAAACACACAGTTATTGCTTATCGTTCTTTTTAACTTACAAAACGGTAACAAAAGAGTCAAACTTAAAGAAACGATCTAGAAAAAGAGTAAAGGTGAAAAGGTTGGAATGAGAAATCGAGCCCGCTCGTGTGTGTCTGCGCGCTTAATagctcgagagagagagagagagagagagagagagagagagagagagctcaagAACCGAAAAGCAGAGAACTTTGCCAGAAAGGATAgaaattaaaacttttaatttttttgggggGTATTACCAGTGTAGacaagaaaaaggaaaagaaacagCAAAGCCTCAACAAGTCAACTCACTAGTGGGTCaaataaaaaccaagcaaaacAACTCATCTTTGCTATCATTCGCTAACAACCCATCAATTTTCAGTTAccaaaaactctctctcttttttagtatattaatgttttttatattccaataattatagtatatttcTTTTTTGACAAACATGAAATTTACATGTcctgaataaaaataatagcaAAAATTGCATTTCTGACTTtgcaaacaaaatatatattttttaaatcaaagttATAAATATGCGAACCAGCAGTTAAAGTATGACAAGAGAAATTTGATTGggtttacatataaattttagtttcaaatgtTTACAGACTGCACCACACCAcagttaataataatattttttttagattatatttatgtatttgtatatttttgttatagttGTTTTACTATTATTCTACATGTTGTTATTAGACGCTTAGTATGCAAATCAGATAAAAACCGTTAAAAATTAGTCACTAAACCTTAACATGAATAAACCAATTACAAATTGCTCACGTGTATTTTTTCCATTTCAAAATGATTCATGATTTACAAAAAGAAATGTCTgaaaataatgtattatttaatgataattataaatttcaaaaaaaaatacttattaaaattttattagtcaAAAGTTATGGAAAGTGGTTAATTCTCAAAAACAATGCattgataattaaaatttaatattagatgaaaaatctaaaacatgtttaAAAACGGAGAAAATTATTCAATAATACTTGTGTTGGAGTTTGCAGAACCCAACATTTTGCATTACTGATGTTATTTTTGCGGTTTATAAGACataattcgtttttatttttacggatacatattatttatttttacttaaactaaaATTGTAAAATTCCTAAAATGTACTCACTGTTTATTGCATTTATGATCATAATTTAGACGCGTCCAATAGCACCGCATTCCAATTGGACAAAAGTCTCATTCCAATTCCATCTAATAGCTATCTTTAAATAGTACATAgggatttatatatatatatatatataagtatattatatactttttcCGTCTCATGTTAAGTGtcgttttacaaaaaaaatttcgttacaaaataagtgtcgttttcgattttcaatgcaaaatttatttttctattggttgaaatatgattAGATGTATAGATAATAGtgttttttataggaaatgtacaaaattaattgtttttttaatccgtgtgccgaaacctaaaacgacacttataatcttataatataaaaGAGGGAGTATGTACATACGTGTCCTTTGTCGCATATAGCAATACTGGTAACTCAACAACTTTATCCTTTTTCtcaatgaaattaaaatatttgatcatGCGAGTgatgtgaaaataatataaatgtgaACTTCTGGTTTATCAAAATAGTCGCCACCGACAAAAAGCTCCTATACTTCTATCTGATTATTTTTTCTTCCAACGGTAGAAACGGCTTTTCACCGACCTCCCCATTGTTACCTGCGACCTAATATCGATAAAATTTAcactatttttgttttgtttcttctaaccttgaaacattttttgtcctagtaaaataaattatccACGAAATTGTAGATAATTACACAAAgtctgtttttaattttttttacaatatgaaattaattttgttattatcCGTATGCAAAGATATAGGTCCGAGTTTCTTTCAGGGGCAAATAATTCCGAGTTTGTAATTTAGCTCGGAAAACTTATTTAGCTTAATGATCGAGTCCTTGAGTAAAGATTTATCCCAGGCCATACAAGAAAAGCAATGAACGTCCAGGGCCCAACAATCCATTAGCAAGTAAACGAAACTACACGTAGTATATCTTCTATAATATAAACGTCAAACAGTTCTCATTCGTTGAAAACCGGCACAAAGTTCCCTTCCCATAAATAGAAACTGAGGCGTTTGGCTTCCttcttgtaattttttttttttttttgctaaatccTTCTTGTAATGTTTCCATTAGATATGTTTTTCTGTCGTCGATTCTCTTTTATTGACTTGTAGTGTGTCTCCATTTCATAGTGTTTCCatttgatttattcaattttagaTGTGTGAAGTCATTCTCTGTTGTAATGTTTCCATTGGAAAATTGGGAACATAAAAGCTTTTGGACTTGAATTTAGATTGTACGTTCGATAATGTAAGACTATATAAGCTCCCGCATTGACATGAGTGATATGTAAAAGGTTAAGGACAATCTATTTATCACCAGCTGATTTTAAATTGGAAGTCCATAATAAATCTGaatttaacatggtatcagagtctGAACACATCCTGCCCCAACTGAACCGAAACCGATTAGGCTCATTGAAAGAAGCTTGATCGATCATAAACCAACGTTGACCCGAATGGTCTAATGGTCTGAACgaactaaatcctaaactagGATATTTTCGAGATTGACAGTTATATTTGGacataagtaatatataaaagattaagACCAAACTATTTACTagtaattgattttaaattgaaaGTTCAATGATAAGCCCtaatttaacatataatatGAATAGTATGGTCAAATTCAACACATTCACCGGTCGAACTAATAAGACAACATATACGATAAAGtttcaaaatcaaatatattgttAGTTGTTGTAGTCAGTGCAGAACTGGACTTGAGGACATACATTTGAAGCATTTGGATGGGCTTCCACTTTGTGAGatcccattttaaaaaaaatctctactcatatacatataataatataataatataattatatataaaatgtgatgtaaaataaatttgtgttattgtgatgaataaatttaattataaataaagtattttttccataattttactgaatcaaataatttttattttctttaaaaataacaaataatttaaactatattaaaaaaaaattaataaaatactttaatttttaaataaaaataatattttttttggttttgaatgGGGTCATTGTTTCTCCGGGACAGGTTCTGAGCCGGTGTGTATGGAAAAGTCCATACACTGATTACaacaactaacaaaaaaaattgtatcttgtaatatcttttgttattgtgctgtttatgaaaattttattcatatatgcgtttttgttaaaaatcccctatatattaatcctgaAGTATTACAATATGTTTtcgtagccacatgtcatcacgagaatgattcttagaattgttagaaaaaaagttggtccatataaacatatactatgatttttattaaactaactatcaaattaaataatagtgtacaaaagattattttttatttccttaaataaaagttacgaaattatctaatatggttaacatatactccatctgttcctaaaagatgtatgttctggaaaaaaaaattgtttcaaaaagatacattttttacttttttaatgtataattttatgaaaaattgtaagtttcaaaaaaaattaagggtgtttattgaatttctattggctaaaaattatgaaaaattgctattcaaaaaaaaacaatgcatatttaatgagttttcttaatatatgtgaaaagtctagaatatgcatcttttagaaacagaaggagtatatgacaattaatgattatgaataatacatatttgataaaaacaattataacctctcttttttgtttaatttaatactattaaaataaattaaacaatcacattaagcatataataaaaacaattaaaaattttcttgtatgttatattttgaatttttaaaaacgactataaattagtaaaaatggtaaaagtcacacattaaaatttttgtgactaatggtttaacttttttctgttcaagcaagatacaaataatcatatatcataggggtgggcgttcggatacaTGATCGGGTTTATATCggatatttcagtataaaggtatagaacccgttcgggtatttctacacttcgagTCGGGTTCAGGTAtttttatgttcgggttcagatattttggatcaggttcggatatttaaattttgaagaaaaaataaataaattattcattgtttagctttttgtatttaaaatatattttaacttaactattttttatttttaaaagattaaactttaaaaataaaaagacactaatttagttgttgttttaaaattttagatgcaacttttgttaatgcaagaaacaagaacttgatatgtattttaagtgagtatcaaatgattttgtccataattatatgtatattatctaattttgagcaataagaatcattaatataaatattttgaataaaacgagagaaataaactagaaatatagagttaagtatacttatgtttagtt
This genomic stretch from Brassica napus cultivar Da-Ae chromosome C9, Da-Ae, whole genome shotgun sequence harbors:
- the LOC106358549 gene encoding serine/threonine-protein kinase BSK7; protein product: MGCEVSKFCCGSEPSGSNHGVTSSGVDDRIGEGNDLPQFREFSIETLRKATSGFATENIVSEHGEKAPNVVYKGKLDNQRRIAVKRFNRKAWPDSRQFLEEAKAVGQLRNYRMANLLGCCYEGEERLLVTEFMPNETLAKHLFHWESQPMKWAMRLRVALHIAQALEYCTAKGRALYHDLNAYRVLFDDDSNPRLSCFGLMKNSRDGKSYSTNLAFTPPEYLRTGRVTPESVMYSYGTLLLDLLSGKHIPPSHALDLIRDRNIQMLMDSCLEGQFSISDGTELIRLASRCLQDEPRERPNPKSLVTAMIPLQKDLETPSHQLMGIPSSASTTPLSPLGEACLRTDLTAIHEILEKLGYKDDEGAATELSFQMWTNQMQDSLNFKKKGDAAFRHKDFANAAECYSQFIEGGTMVSPTVYARRSLCYLMNDMPQEALNDAMQAQVISPAWHIASYLQAVALSALGQENEAHAALKDGSMLESKRNAL